The window GAACCGATAGCCCTTCCTCACTGTCATCCTGgtgctcttcttcctcctccactTCCTTTTCCTTTTGGTTGCAATTACCTCACTCTCAATTTCCTTACCATTTCCTTTAGAGGCTCCTTTCATTTTGTCCCATTTCACTACAAATTGGAGAAAGAACAACAATTGAACAAAAAGTTAGGATAATATAcaaaaattacacaatttaAAGTTAGCTTCATAATTTAGAGTGAATAAATGAAAGTTAGCCCAAATTTTATAAAACATAAACCGGAAACGTCACAACTAAAAGCATAGTTTAATATTAGAGGTTAGAATCAtacataattacaataatttgACCTAAAAAGAGAAAAGTGTAAATACCCAAATTAAGGGTTTGCACAAATTCAAGATTAGGGAGCATGAATTTCAACCAAAACATGTTAGAATCACATATTATGAAACAAACAAGCAAGAGATTAACAAAAAGATGAAAGGAAAGCATAAATTGGAAAAGGATAAAAATTAggttttctacaaaaaaaaaatcaaattagagAATACAAATTGAAGAATCAAAGTTAGAAAcatgcataaaataaaaaattagtaaGAAACTATACCTCAAATATTGATTTTGGTGAAAGATTGAAGATTTGAGGGTCCAGGTTAgggttaggttttttttttgagagagaaagagtaaaTGATGTAAATGAGGGTGAAGGTGGGGAAAGTGTGAAAATCCAcactttttttttggatttttgggAGGAAATTCGGGAATCACATGAGCtctcagctcgccgagctggcccctCAACTCGGatttttttgggttttttttttttttttgtataaactGAAAGTaagtaaaaatgaaataaacaaagaaaatttgaagaattaaattaaACCGAAATAatagttttaacaatttattcaAAGTCGGAACaaaccgactatcttaccccTCTACCTACTCTTTTCTTAGGATCTTCGGGTTCTTTTTCGTGGTGCTTGGGAGAGAATCCTAATGCCTTTCTTGCCTTTTCCGATTCATCTGAGCCACttggttgctcaagtctttGCAGAagacttcattatttacaagccGAGCTGACATCTCCTTCAGAATAGTTAACATAATCTTGAACCCTGTGGACTTTTAACTGGATATGATCTGATTCTGCCATCTCTGAATTGTCTAATTTCTTTCGTGTTTTTTTCGAGGTCCACGTTCACCGTACCAATGTTATTTGAGTATGTGAACTTGTAATTGAGAGTCTGAACGTCTTACCGGATCTTCCCGGTTTAACCTGTAAAACATAACCAAGGGTTAGAGAAGGCTAGAGTCCGACGAACCTGCTCTGATTTCTAAGTTATTAGATGTTTAAGAAGGATTGAAGATTAGGACTAGTTGTAAGTTGTAGTGTTAACGAATCGTAGGATGTGGCTACACATATACATTTATAATGCTTGGTCGAACCCCTTCTCCTACTAAGAGTTTAGCTTAAGGAAAAATCCTCCTTGATGCGGAGTTTTCGACCTAGCCGCATGAGGGTTTCCTTTAGAGGGAAAACATTCTATGGAAGCTTCTTAACAGATCTGAATGTCTAAATTCGGACAGCAGTGACATATCTAAAGGCTCCATTGATGCTACGTGCCTGatttgttttataagatatcAGTCTGTCTTTTTTTTCCGAGAAAAATGCATTTACCAATAGACGACATTGCATGGGACTACCAATCCCTCTCGAATACCGTATTGGCCTCCAAATCTTACTCGATTTTTTATTTAGTGGACAATGAAAGCCTATCGGATTATATTGGTGAAATGAAAGAGCCCTCTAACctactttttcttttcttttcgttCCACAATCATTTTGAGATGTTAAGTGAATTTTGATAGTcagaatattttattttatattggtAAACTCTCGTGGTTGTGTAGGATATAACTGATTTTATTTGTGGtaaatagattttttttctgttgaaaaagaaaaaatagccGACACAAAAAGAAATTGAATATGTATAATTATATTAGAAActattttcagttttatttctaaataaataaataaatattatctcAATTAAACTCAACCACAGTACGAAATAGCTGATCTGGATAAGGAAAAAATACCGAAATTGGtaaacaaacaatatttttatagaaacaattaataaaaaagataattatCTGGATAAAGTTAGTTTTCAAATGGACATGCCGACATCCCATTAGTTACCACTGAAAACTCACTTCAAAAATTATTTAGAAACAGTTGGAACCATTTTTCTCCACAATTTCTGTTTTTtcactaattttattattattattttttaaaaatttgaggttgtaaatattacataaataaaaattaaactaacaattttttaaaAGAAGAATGTACTCTTTTATCCAGAATATATCCAAAAATCTGACAATTTAAGAAAGAATATGACGCCACGTGTCGCACACATGTCACATCACCTTCTCATAAAAACCGGCCGACGAGAAAAATATtactaaaaataattattaatttggataaaaatataacaaaccTTATCCACTATTTCCAACGTCGCCGACTCAGAGACAATCTGGATCGTTAGATTAGTGAATCAAACGGTTAAGAATCAAAGTAGGCGGGTAATACTGTATGAGTAACAGGGattttaaatgtttgtttttgtaaaaaaaaaattaaaataaaattgggttTTGGCTTTGGTCTGCTTTTCAGCTtttaaaaatactttggaaaaGTGTGCGTCTCTTCAACAAGAAACGCGAGTGAGCGAGAGAGAAAGAGACCCGCTTTATTCATATCCAAAGCAAATAAAAGCAAAAGCAAATCAaagtcttcatcttcttctcctcttttCTTTTCAGATTTTTCCATTTCCATCTACAAAACGAAACTGttttctattttctcttttctctttttcggGATTTTAATGGCGATTGTTAAGACCAATTTggtttcttcatcttctcctttGTGTGATATCTACCCTAATCAGCAGAAAACTACTGCCTGTTTTGCTAAAAGAAGCTGTAGGCTCAAGAGTTTTCATCGGAAAGTCGATTTTCAGCCTCTGAGATTACAATCGGCGACATCATTTAACTCTGATTTCTATGGCAACAGAGTTATTCTTAAAGAAAATCAAGGAAATCTTAGGAAATCGAGTTTTCCTCGTACTCCGATTAAAGCTCAGGTTGGTCAAGATCTGGTTTCGTTTTTAATTTCCCTAATTTGACGTCTCCTGTGATCTTTTGGGGGTTTTCCCCCTAATTTTGTTTTCGCCTCCATCATGATCCTTGCTAAATTGCTTGTTAATCTGATTTTGTTGATAAAAAAACGATTATGGGTTTCTGATTTGTGGAATTTCATTGTGATGTTATTTCCTAATTTAGAGTTATGACAATTGGCTAATATAGGGAATTCTAATTTTGATGATGCCCTCTAATTCAGAGTATGTGATGATTTTCCCATTTACAGACGCTTAAGctcaagaacgctccaaaaTGGTGGGAGAAGGGGTTGCAACCCAATATGAGGGAAGTGTCATCTGCACAAGATCTTGTAGAGTCCCTTGCTAATGCTGGGGATGAACTTGTAGTTGTTGATTTCTTCTCTCCTGGTTGTGGTGGCTGCAAAGCTCTCCATCCCAAGGTAATATATGTGTTCAATGAGAATTTAATTGCTCTAATTATCAGTTTTTCTGAATGAAATATGAATGGATTGTTGTGTATTGCATTGGCAGATATGTCAATTGGCAGAGATGAATCCAGAAGTGCAATTTCTTCAAGTGAACTATGAAGAACATAAATCAATGTGTTATAGCCTCAATGTCCATGTGC is drawn from Euphorbia lathyris chromosome 9, ddEupLath1.1, whole genome shotgun sequence and contains these coding sequences:
- the LOC136206339 gene encoding thioredoxin-like 1-1, chloroplastic, whose translation is MAIVKTNLVSSSSPLCDIYPNQQKTTACFAKRSCRLKSFHRKVDFQPLRLQSATSFNSDFYGNRVILKENQGNLRKSSFPRTPIKAQTLKLKNAPKWWEKGLQPNMREVSSAQDLVESLANAGDELVVVDFFSPGCGGCKALHPKICQLAEMNPEVQFLQVNYEEHKSMCYSLNVHVLPFFRFYRGAQGRVSSFSCTNATIKKFRDALAKHSPDRCSLGPTKGLEEKELAALAANKELNFTITPRPDQSVPTPAEEERVPANSPSQRPLPLPLPLPMKSAQGAEEKTLITSGR